Genomic window (Spirosoma sp. KCTC 42546):
ACCGGACCATTTCGATATGGGATGGGAATACTGCTACTACTGTATGGAGCTTTCCGGGCTTATCGGGCTTATCTACGTTTTCAGGAAAATGAGTAATCGACTTCTTGCACTTCTGGCATTCGCAGTTGGCTTAATGAGCTGCGGCAATGGTAAACCACCTCTGGACAATCCATCGCAGGGTAGTATTGTTGTTGCTGCCGACGAATCCTTTCAACCCCTCGTAACGCAGTTGGTCTCGGCCTATTCTGGGATTTATCCGAATACTAATTTCAAAATTGTTTTTAAACCTGAGCAGGAAGCCATCAATATGATGCTTCAAGATAGTGCTCGGATTGTATTCACGACACGTGTATTGAAGCCTAATGAACGTGCGATCCTTGATCAGCGAAAAATAAAGGGAGCGACTGAAAAAATTGCTACTGATGGCGTAGCACTCATTATCAACAAAGCCAATACAGATAGCCTGATTACAATGGCGGATCTAAAACGTATTTTTAATGGGCAGCTAAAATTATGGGGGCAGCTCAAAGGCGGCAATCAAAATAGTCCTATTACATTGGTCTTTGATAATAACAATTCCAGTAATTTGGAGTTTGTATTAAAAACTTTTAAT
Coding sequences:
- a CDS encoding PstS family phosphate ABC transporter substrate-binding protein, with protein sequence MSNRLLALLAFAVGLMSCGNGKPPLDNPSQGSIVVAADESFQPLVTQLVSAYSGIYPNTNFKIVFKPEQEAINMMLQDSARIVFTTRVLKPNERAILDQRKIKGATEKIATDGVALIINKANTDSLITMADLKRIFNGQLKLWGQLKGGNQNSPITLVFDNNNSSNLEFVLKTFNVKDVKNLRIFTTHSNREVIDFVRKNPSALGFIGVNWISDSDEPLSVELAQDLRVMGVSDKENPTKRDDYFQPFQEDLGMQRYPLRRPVYILSRETHPGLGGGLINYIARDAGSLIIRKLGLWPRTPYDRVINLTK